One region of Ornithinibacter aureus genomic DNA includes:
- a CDS encoding HAD family hydrolase, with amino-acid sequence MSTPHLIALDIDGTTVNHEGALSPAVRDAVTAVADAGHHVTIATGRGIIGTLPILDRLGLTTGYAVCANGAITLRLDPTSDAGYEIVESVTFDPAPALTALREHFPSALVAVEELGVGFKVSAPFPDGELDGIPEVVSFDELMSTPVTRVTLRDPSATSEEFIERTARIGLHGVEYAVGWSAWLDITPEGVSKGAALEVIRRWLAIEPQHTVAVGDQRNDVEMLRWAARGVAMGNAPDEVKAAADEVTGDVDDDGLVDVLTSLL; translated from the coding sequence ATGAGCACTCCACACCTGATCGCCCTCGACATCGACGGCACCACCGTGAACCACGAGGGGGCCCTGTCGCCCGCGGTCCGCGATGCCGTGACCGCCGTCGCGGATGCCGGCCACCACGTCACCATCGCCACCGGGCGGGGGATCATCGGCACCCTGCCGATCCTCGACCGACTCGGCCTGACCACCGGGTATGCGGTGTGCGCCAACGGCGCGATCACCCTGCGGTTGGACCCGACGTCGGATGCCGGGTACGAGATCGTCGAGTCGGTCACCTTCGACCCGGCGCCGGCCCTGACCGCGCTGCGCGAACACTTCCCCTCGGCGCTGGTCGCGGTCGAGGAGCTCGGCGTGGGCTTCAAGGTGAGCGCGCCGTTCCCGGACGGTGAGCTGGACGGCATCCCCGAGGTCGTGTCCTTCGACGAGCTGATGTCGACCCCGGTCACCCGCGTGACGCTGCGCGACCCCAGTGCGACCAGCGAGGAGTTCATCGAGCGCACCGCACGCATCGGCCTGCACGGGGTCGAGTACGCCGTCGGCTGGAGCGCGTGGCTCGACATCACCCCGGAGGGGGTCTCCAAGGGGGCCGCGCTCGAGGTCATCCGGCGCTGGCTGGCCATCGAGCCGCAGCACACCGTCGCGGTCGGCGACCAGCGCAACGACGTCGAGATGCTGCGCTGGGCGGCCCGCGGCGTGGCCATGGGCAACGCCCCGGACGAGGTCAAGGCGGCCGCCGACGAGGTGACCGGGGACGTCGACGACGACGGTCTCGTCGACGTGCTGACCTCACTGCTCTGA
- a CDS encoding DUF1206 domain-containing protein codes for MDSTDVSSAARRAGDHPVVEKGARIGYAMSGVIHFIIGWIALKLAWGIGGGSGDADTSGALKAVASSGGGPLMLGFAVLGFLMLAVALAAAAIVGGETSDRIKSAAKAVMYTSFAWSSFAIARGASNSDEAKTDDVTAQVMGMPGGRYIVGLVGLVVLGVAGYHVYKGWSKKFLEDLQEHPGDWAVTAGRLGYVAKGCALFVVGLLFLLAAWHADSEEAAGLDGALTTIRDLAFGPYLLTMVAAGIASYGVYSFARARYARL; via the coding sequence ATGGACAGCACCGACGTCAGCAGCGCCGCCCGCAGGGCCGGCGACCACCCCGTCGTCGAGAAGGGCGCGCGCATCGGGTACGCGATGTCCGGCGTCATCCACTTCATCATCGGCTGGATCGCCCTCAAGCTCGCGTGGGGCATCGGTGGCGGCTCGGGGGACGCCGACACCTCCGGAGCCCTGAAGGCCGTCGCGAGCAGCGGTGGTGGCCCGCTGATGCTCGGCTTCGCGGTCCTCGGCTTCCTCATGCTCGCCGTGGCGCTGGCGGCCGCAGCGATCGTGGGCGGCGAGACGAGCGACCGCATCAAGTCGGCCGCCAAGGCCGTGATGTACACGAGCTTCGCCTGGTCCTCCTTCGCGATCGCGCGCGGTGCGTCGAACTCCGACGAGGCGAAGACCGACGACGTCACCGCTCAGGTCATGGGGATGCCGGGTGGCCGCTACATCGTGGGTCTCGTGGGTCTCGTCGTGCTCGGGGTCGCCGGGTACCACGTCTACAAGGGGTGGTCCAAGAAGTTCCTCGAGGACCTCCAGGAACACCCCGGCGACTGGGCCGTGACGGCCGGACGACTCGGGTACGTCGCCAAGGGGTGTGCGCTCTTCGTCGTCGGACTGCTGTTCCTGCTCGCGGCCTGGCACGCCGACTCCGAGGAGGCGGCCGGGCTCGACGGGGCCCTGACGACGATCCGCGACCTCGCCTTCGGGCCGTACCTGCTGACGATGGTGGCCGCGGGCATCGCGTCGTACGGCGTCTACTCCTTCGCCCGCGCCCGGTACGCCCGCCTCTGA
- a CDS encoding phosphatase PAP2 family protein → MGFLTRWDDDQSRPTVKAALRDLGVRAVLPATALLAVIIGFGYLLKGPLFELSEDEKQINREFQDARDGLWNSITHLMSSIGNTEYVIGVCLIVVGLVWWRTKQWWYAVVPGIAISLQATVFVIATHVVGRARPTVERLDPTPPTSSFPSGHVGASTALYVALGLMATRIDNPLVRRLAVTWCVLAPAFVAYARLYRGAHHVTDIVFGIINGVVCAVLAWLYLRRRAAVTTDR, encoded by the coding sequence ATGGGGTTCCTCACTCGGTGGGACGACGACCAGAGCCGGCCGACGGTCAAGGCCGCGCTGCGTGACCTCGGGGTGCGGGCCGTGCTTCCAGCGACCGCCCTGCTCGCGGTCATCATCGGGTTCGGCTACCTGCTCAAGGGCCCGCTGTTCGAGCTCTCGGAGGACGAGAAGCAGATCAACCGCGAGTTCCAGGACGCACGCGACGGGCTCTGGAATTCGATCACCCACCTGATGTCCTCGATCGGCAACACCGAGTACGTCATCGGCGTGTGCCTCATCGTCGTCGGCCTGGTCTGGTGGCGCACGAAGCAGTGGTGGTACGCCGTGGTGCCCGGCATCGCGATCAGCCTCCAGGCCACCGTGTTCGTCATCGCCACCCACGTCGTCGGCCGCGCCCGGCCGACCGTGGAGCGACTCGACCCGACTCCTCCGACGTCGAGCTTCCCGAGCGGGCACGTCGGTGCCTCGACGGCGCTGTACGTGGCCCTGGGACTGATGGCGACGCGGATCGACAACCCGCTCGTGCGCCGGCTGGCGGTCACGTGGTGCGTCCTCGCCCCGGCGTTCGTCGCGTACGCGCGGCTCTACCGGGGCGCGCACCACGTGACCGACATCGTGTTCGGCATCATCAACGGGGTGGTGTGCGCGGTGTTGGCCTGGCTCTACCTCCGGCGCAGGGCCGCGGTCACAACCGACCGATGA
- a CDS encoding phosphatase PAP2 family protein, which produces MNDTLTAPAPPTRAQRLVRALTYALPAAAVLFGVGLLVRSEWDPLIRLDDALIERATAYTRPREGLTDFLVRWQELTQPFKLYLAGTALCLWAWLAKGLRTRAAWAFITMMLAWMVGLGAKYLFQRARPVLEDPVSTSPGYSFPSGHALNSAAWATIVVLLLWPLLRSRASRVVAVAAAVAMVTVTASDRVLLGVHFPSDVTVGVITGVGLVLASYAGYRRQEGQ; this is translated from the coding sequence GTGAATGACACCCTGACTGCCCCTGCGCCACCGACGAGGGCACAACGGCTGGTGCGCGCACTGACGTACGCCCTTCCCGCCGCAGCCGTGCTCTTCGGGGTGGGGCTGCTCGTGCGCAGCGAGTGGGACCCGCTCATCCGGCTCGACGACGCCCTCATCGAGCGTGCCACCGCGTACACGCGCCCGCGCGAGGGGTTGACCGACTTCCTCGTGCGCTGGCAGGAGCTGACCCAGCCGTTCAAGCTCTACCTGGCCGGCACCGCCCTGTGCCTGTGGGCCTGGCTGGCCAAGGGCCTGCGCACCCGGGCCGCGTGGGCCTTCATCACGATGATGCTCGCGTGGATGGTGGGGCTCGGCGCCAAGTACCTGTTCCAGCGGGCTCGCCCGGTGCTCGAGGACCCGGTGTCGACCAGCCCCGGCTACTCCTTCCCCTCCGGCCACGCCCTGAACTCGGCCGCATGGGCGACGATCGTCGTGCTCCTCCTCTGGCCGCTGCTCCGGTCGAGGGCGTCACGAGTCGTCGCCGTCGCGGCGGCGGTCGCGATGGTGACGGTCACGGCATCCGACCGCGTCCTGCTCGGGGTGCACTTCCCCTCCGACGTGACCGTCGGCGTCATCACCGGGGTCGGCCTGGTGCTGGCCTCCTACGCTGGCTACCGACGACAGGAGGGTCAGTGA
- a CDS encoding TrmH family RNA methyltransferase yields MAELHVTSASNPRLKAVLALRRRRVREDEGLTVVDGYEELTLALDAGVAPRTVLHCPELMLDPAAQGEIVQRARDLGASTIRLSRGAFEKVAYREGPDGFLAVVPVAGVALGDLDLPPDPLVLVCEGLEKPGNLGAVLRTADAAGVAAVVAADPVTDWGNPNVVRASKGTVFSVPVASATTEEVVAWLRRHGIRLVATTPDTDTTHTDVDYRGGVAIAVGTEKQGLTVAALTAADARVRIPMVGRVNSLNAATAAAVVIYEAVRQRSS; encoded by the coding sequence ATGGCCGAGCTGCACGTGACCTCAGCGTCCAACCCCCGACTCAAGGCCGTGCTGGCTCTGCGCCGCCGCCGGGTGCGCGAGGACGAGGGTCTGACCGTCGTCGACGGGTACGAGGAGCTGACCCTGGCGCTCGACGCCGGTGTGGCGCCCCGGACCGTGCTGCACTGCCCCGAGCTCATGCTCGACCCTGCCGCCCAGGGTGAGATCGTGCAGCGGGCCCGGGACCTCGGGGCGTCGACGATCCGGCTCAGCCGGGGCGCGTTCGAGAAGGTCGCCTACCGCGAGGGACCGGACGGGTTCCTCGCCGTCGTCCCCGTGGCCGGGGTGGCGCTCGGTGACCTCGACCTGCCGCCCGACCCGCTCGTGCTCGTGTGCGAGGGCCTGGAGAAGCCGGGGAACCTCGGGGCCGTGCTGCGCACCGCGGATGCCGCCGGCGTCGCCGCCGTCGTCGCCGCCGACCCCGTCACCGACTGGGGCAACCCCAACGTCGTGCGGGCCAGCAAGGGCACGGTCTTCTCCGTCCCCGTGGCCTCTGCGACCACCGAGGAGGTCGTGGCGTGGTTGCGGCGCCACGGCATCCGACTCGTCGCGACCACCCCCGACACCGACACCACGCACACCGATGTCGACTACCGCGGCGGCGTCGCGATCGCGGTCGGCACCGAGAAGCAGGGCCTGACCGTCGCGGCGCTGACGGCCGCGGACGCGCGGGTGCGCATCCCCATGGTGGGGCGGGTCAACTCCCTCAACGCGGCCACGGCGGCTGCCGTCGTCATCTACGAAGCGGTGCGCCAGCGTTCCTCCTGA
- a CDS encoding VOC family protein, which translates to MRVDHVVYAAERDGLKATAQRLAEQIGVTPVDGGVHPRFGTRNIILPLAHERYVEVVEVLDHPASDKAPFGQAVRARSEAGGGWLGWVVQVDDITEQESRLGREAVDGNRHRPDGVELRWRQLGIKGLQSDPQLPYFIEWAQGVPHPSGDAATEVTIESLQIAGDPDRVREWLGLPADSTSTVIDFKFVSPHGTPGLMAVTFDTPNGDVTI; encoded by the coding sequence ATGCGAGTTGACCACGTCGTCTATGCCGCCGAGCGCGACGGCCTCAAGGCCACGGCGCAGCGTCTCGCGGAGCAGATCGGGGTGACCCCGGTCGACGGGGGGGTCCACCCGCGCTTCGGGACACGCAACATCATCCTTCCGCTCGCCCACGAGCGGTACGTCGAGGTCGTCGAGGTGCTCGACCACCCGGCCAGCGACAAGGCCCCCTTCGGTCAGGCCGTGCGTGCGCGTTCCGAGGCCGGCGGTGGCTGGCTCGGCTGGGTCGTGCAGGTCGACGACATCACCGAGCAGGAGTCCCGCCTCGGCCGCGAGGCCGTCGACGGCAACCGCCACCGCCCCGACGGGGTCGAGCTGCGCTGGCGCCAGCTGGGCATCAAGGGCCTGCAGTCCGACCCACAGCTGCCCTACTTCATCGAGTGGGCGCAGGGGGTGCCGCACCCCTCGGGTGACGCCGCCACCGAGGTGACCATCGAGTCGCTCCAGATCGCCGGCGACCCCGACCGGGTGCGCGAGTGGCTCGGCCTGCCCGCCGACTCGACGTCGACGGTCATCGACTTCAAGTTCGTCTCCCCGCACGGCACGCCCGGCCTCATGGCCGTCACGTTCGACACCCCGAACGGCGACGTCACCATCTGA
- a CDS encoding heavy metal translocating P-type ATPase, producing the protein MTQTTDRPQHDHDEVREVDLAITGMTCASCSARIEKKLGKLDGVEAVVNLATEKATVRYAGAVTVEDLLRTVRATGYGAEVVRGGPQPEAAGSTRTPSDLLVGTGTPGGGSARTPSDLLVDSGTHEIHLDHAVAAEDALKRRALVAAVLTVPVVILAMVPGIHLDSSPWVQLALATPVVLWAGWPFHRAAALNARHGASTMDTLVSIGVLTAYLWSAVVVLTGRASSMSGMSDMGSANGVDAAGTTHLWFETATVVTTFLLIGRWMEARATDRTRDALRGLMSLGAKDVAVERVDPTTRATTEVRIPVDQLGVGDRFVVRPGEKVATDGRVVEGSSAVDASLVTGESLPVDVATGDDLVGGSINTTGRLVVEATRVGADTTLAGIARLVERAQTTKAPIQRLADRVSAIFVPIVLVLAALTFLGWWIGTGDPARALEIAIAVLVIACPCALGLATPTALLVGTGRGARLGILIKGADVLEDTRRIDTVVLDKTGTVTSGEMTLVDVATAGRLPKDQALRAAAAVETGSEHPVARAIVAAATSRAIEAPRATDFASLPGAGARAAIKGTEVTVGRADLFDDVPQELARPTVDGTTVWVGWGGRAHASLTVADTVRRSSQRAVRDLAELGLPAYLLTGDHDQAALTVARDVGIPVGRVIADVRPEDKHAMIADLQKRGKVVAMVGDGVNDAAALAQADLGIAMGTGTDVAADSADIVLLRSELPAVVDAIELSRATLRTIKQNLGWAFGYNIAAIPLAMAGLLNPMIAGAAMAASSVLVVSNSLRLRRWSREG; encoded by the coding sequence ATGACCCAGACCACCGACCGCCCGCAGCACGACCACGACGAGGTGCGCGAGGTCGACCTCGCCATCACCGGCATGACCTGCGCGTCGTGCTCGGCCCGCATCGAGAAGAAGCTCGGCAAGCTCGACGGCGTGGAAGCCGTGGTGAACCTCGCGACCGAGAAGGCCACCGTGCGCTATGCCGGGGCGGTCACCGTCGAGGACCTGTTGCGCACCGTGCGCGCCACCGGCTACGGCGCCGAGGTCGTGCGCGGCGGACCGCAGCCGGAAGCCGCCGGGTCGACCCGTACCCCGAGTGACCTATTGGTCGGTACAGGTACGCCCGGCGGCGGATCGGCCCGTACCCCGAGTGACCTATTGGTCGATTCGGGGACGCACGAGATCCACCTCGACCACGCCGTCGCCGCTGAGGACGCCCTCAAGCGGCGGGCCCTCGTCGCGGCGGTGCTCACGGTTCCGGTGGTCATCCTGGCGATGGTCCCCGGCATCCACCTCGACTCCAGCCCGTGGGTGCAGCTCGCCCTCGCGACCCCCGTGGTGCTCTGGGCCGGCTGGCCCTTCCACCGCGCCGCCGCCCTCAACGCGCGCCACGGCGCCTCGACGATGGACACCCTCGTGTCGATCGGCGTGCTCACCGCGTACCTCTGGTCGGCGGTCGTCGTGCTCACCGGGCGCGCCAGCAGCATGTCGGGCATGTCCGACATGGGCTCGGCGAACGGCGTGGATGCCGCTGGCACCACCCACCTGTGGTTCGAGACCGCCACCGTGGTCACCACCTTCCTGCTCATCGGACGCTGGATGGAGGCCCGCGCCACGGACCGCACCCGCGACGCGCTGCGGGGCCTGATGTCGCTCGGCGCCAAGGACGTCGCCGTCGAGCGGGTCGACCCCACCACCAGGGCCACCACGGAGGTTCGGATCCCTGTCGACCAGCTCGGCGTGGGCGACCGCTTCGTCGTTCGACCGGGCGAGAAGGTCGCGACCGACGGCCGGGTCGTCGAGGGCTCCAGTGCCGTCGACGCCTCCCTCGTCACCGGCGAGTCACTGCCGGTCGACGTCGCCACGGGCGACGACCTCGTCGGCGGCAGCATCAACACCACCGGTCGGCTCGTCGTCGAGGCCACCCGGGTCGGGGCCGACACGACCCTGGCCGGCATCGCCCGGCTCGTGGAGCGGGCGCAGACGACCAAGGCGCCCATCCAACGCCTGGCCGACCGGGTCTCGGCGATCTTCGTGCCGATCGTGCTCGTGCTGGCCGCGCTGACGTTCCTCGGGTGGTGGATCGGCACCGGGGACCCCGCACGCGCCCTCGAGATCGCGATCGCCGTGCTCGTCATCGCCTGCCCCTGCGCCCTGGGGTTGGCCACGCCGACCGCGCTCCTCGTCGGCACCGGGCGGGGCGCCCGCCTCGGCATCCTCATCAAGGGCGCCGACGTCCTCGAGGACACGCGCCGCATCGACACCGTCGTGCTCGACAAGACCGGCACGGTCACCAGCGGCGAGATGACCCTCGTCGACGTCGCCACCGCCGGGCGCCTGCCCAAGGACCAGGCCCTGCGAGCCGCAGCCGCCGTCGAGACGGGCAGCGAGCACCCCGTGGCCCGAGCCATCGTGGCCGCGGCGACGAGCCGGGCGATCGAGGCGCCCCGAGCCACCGACTTCGCGTCGCTCCCCGGCGCCGGCGCGCGGGCGGCCATCAAGGGCACCGAGGTCACCGTCGGACGCGCCGACCTCTTCGACGACGTGCCGCAGGAACTCGCACGTCCCACCGTCGACGGCACGACGGTCTGGGTCGGCTGGGGCGGGCGTGCCCACGCATCGCTCACGGTGGCCGACACGGTGCGCCGCAGCTCGCAGCGGGCCGTGCGCGATCTCGCCGAACTCGGGCTGCCGGCGTACCTGTTGACCGGTGACCACGACCAGGCCGCGCTGACCGTGGCCCGTGACGTCGGCATCCCGGTCGGGCGGGTCATCGCCGACGTCCGCCCCGAGGACAAGCACGCGATGATCGCCGACCTGCAGAAGCGGGGCAAGGTCGTCGCGATGGTCGGCGACGGGGTCAACGATGCCGCGGCGCTGGCCCAGGCCGACCTCGGGATCGCCATGGGAACGGGCACCGACGTCGCCGCGGACTCGGCCGACATCGTGCTGCTGCGCTCCGAGCTGCCCGCCGTCGTCGACGCGATCGAGCTGTCCCGGGCGACGTTGCGCACGATCAAGCAGAACCTCGGGTGGGCCTTCGGCTACAACATCGCGGCGATCCCGCTGGCAATGGCCGGGCTGCTCAACCCGATGATCGCCGGGGCCGCGATGGCGGCATCCAGCGTGCTCGTCGTGAGCAACAGCCTGCGCCTGCGCCGCTGGTCACGCGAGGGCTGA
- a CDS encoding metal-sensitive transcriptional regulator: MTEHPTTVAPGYAGHKDDHLKRLRRIEGQVRGIARMVESDAYCIDVLTQVSAVTRALQAVSLGLLEEHIEHCVVDAARESDEAAAVKVAEATAAIARLVRS, translated from the coding sequence ATGACGGAGCACCCCACCACCGTCGCCCCCGGCTACGCGGGGCACAAGGACGACCATCTCAAGAGGCTGCGCCGCATCGAGGGGCAGGTGCGCGGGATCGCGCGGATGGTGGAGTCCGACGCGTACTGCATCGACGTCCTGACCCAGGTGAGCGCCGTGACGCGAGCCCTCCAGGCGGTCAGCCTCGGACTGCTCGAGGAGCACATCGAGCACTGCGTCGTCGACGCCGCTCGTGAGTCCGACGAGGCCGCCGCCGTCAAGGTCGCCGAGGCCACCGCCGCGATCGCCCGGCTGGTGAGGAGCTGA
- the purB gene encoding adenylosuccinate lyase: MSSLAASTSLADAQPPIALGALDGRYRGAVAPLVDHLSEPALNRARVHVEVEWLIHLTEREVVPGVRRLTASEIESLREMVRSFGAAEIDEMAATERVTQHDVKAVEYFVKKRLTQIAPDDADRGLAELIHFACTSEDVNNLSYAVMVKGAVTEVWLPRATALVEAIATMASDLRDVPLLAHTHGQPATPTTMGKELAVLAWRLQRQLARIEDAEFLGKLNGATGTYGAHVAAVPGADWQSVSREFVEHLGLTWNPLTTQIESHDWQSELYADIARFNRVLHNLCTDVWTYISMGYFAQVRGQGTVGSSTMPHKVNPIRFENAEANLEVSNALFDVLGATLVQSRLQRDLTDSSMQRNIGTAFGHSLLAIDNATRGLAGLDAVPAAMAADLDANWEVLGEPIQSAMRALGAQGVPGMEEPYERLKELTRGRRIGQAELVEFVRGLGLPAEVEERLAAMTPATYVGLAPELVDHLR, from the coding sequence ATGAGCAGCCTCGCCGCCTCGACCTCGCTCGCCGACGCCCAGCCCCCGATCGCGCTCGGCGCGCTCGACGGGCGCTACCGCGGGGCGGTGGCCCCCCTCGTCGACCACCTCAGTGAGCCGGCCCTGAACCGGGCCCGCGTGCACGTCGAGGTCGAGTGGCTGATCCACCTCACCGAGCGTGAGGTGGTTCCCGGCGTGCGGCGACTCACGGCGTCCGAGATCGAGAGCCTGCGGGAGATGGTGCGCTCGTTCGGCGCGGCGGAGATCGACGAGATGGCCGCCACCGAGCGGGTGACGCAGCACGACGTGAAGGCCGTCGAGTACTTCGTGAAGAAGCGGCTCACGCAGATCGCGCCCGACGACGCCGACCGCGGCCTGGCCGAGCTCATCCACTTCGCGTGCACGAGCGAGGACGTCAACAACCTGTCGTACGCCGTGATGGTCAAGGGGGCCGTGACCGAGGTCTGGCTGCCGCGGGCGACCGCCCTCGTCGAGGCGATCGCGACGATGGCCTCCGACCTGCGCGACGTGCCGCTGCTCGCCCACACCCACGGGCAGCCCGCGACGCCGACGACCATGGGCAAGGAACTCGCCGTGCTCGCGTGGCGCCTCCAGCGCCAGCTCGCCCGCATCGAGGACGCCGAGTTCCTCGGCAAGCTCAACGGCGCCACGGGCACCTACGGGGCGCACGTCGCGGCGGTGCCGGGCGCCGACTGGCAGTCGGTGAGCCGCGAGTTCGTCGAGCACCTCGGGCTCACGTGGAACCCGCTCACGACGCAGATCGAGAGCCACGACTGGCAGAGCGAGCTCTACGCCGACATCGCCCGGTTCAACCGCGTGCTGCACAACCTGTGCACCGACGTGTGGACCTACATCTCGATGGGCTACTTCGCCCAGGTACGCGGCCAGGGCACGGTCGGCTCGTCGACGATGCCGCACAAGGTCAACCCGATTCGCTTCGAGAATGCCGAGGCCAACCTCGAGGTGAGCAACGCCCTCTTCGACGTGCTCGGCGCGACCCTCGTGCAGAGCCGCCTCCAGCGCGATCTCACCGACTCCTCGATGCAGCGCAACATCGGCACCGCCTTCGGGCACAGTCTGCTCGCCATCGACAACGCCACTCGTGGGCTCGCGGGGTTGGATGCCGTTCCCGCCGCCATGGCCGCCGACCTCGACGCGAACTGGGAGGTTCTCGGCGAGCCGATCCAGTCGGCGATGCGGGCCCTCGGGGCGCAGGGAGTGCCGGGGATGGAGGAGCCGTACGAGCGGCTCAAGGAGCTGACCCGCGGGCGGCGCATCGGGCAGGCCGAACTCGTCGAGTTCGTGCGTGGGCTGGGGCTGCCCGCCGAGGTCGAGGAGCGCCTCGCGGCGATGACGCCGGCGACCTACGTGGGGCTGGCACCCGAGCTCGTCGACCACCTGCGGTGA
- a CDS encoding low molecular weight protein-tyrosine-phosphatase produces the protein MSEASEPYRVCVVCWGNICRSPMGEFLLREAFADAGLADRVVVDSAGTSAEELGNGMHPRTAAVMRRNGHPDTGWSSHRARRFDTSWFDRYDLVLPVDHIHVDRLEHLARGASTGSGSPRATVRLFRSFDPDAVASGDVGMEDPWYGTDPAYDQTYAEITAAIPGIVEHVRAALGD, from the coding sequence ATGAGCGAAGCATCCGAGCCGTATCGCGTGTGTGTCGTGTGCTGGGGCAACATCTGCCGTTCCCCCATGGGGGAGTTCCTCCTGCGCGAGGCCTTCGCGGATGCCGGGTTGGCCGACCGCGTCGTCGTCGACTCCGCGGGGACCTCGGCCGAGGAGCTCGGCAACGGGATGCACCCGCGCACCGCCGCCGTCATGCGCCGCAACGGCCACCCCGACACCGGCTGGAGCAGCCACCGCGCCCGCCGCTTCGACACCTCGTGGTTCGACCGCTACGACCTCGTGCTGCCCGTCGACCACATCCACGTCGACCGCCTCGAGCACCTGGCCCGCGGAGCCAGCACCGGCAGCGGCTCACCGCGTGCCACCGTGCGCCTGTTCCGCTCCTTCGACCCGGATGCCGTCGCGTCGGGTGACGTGGGCATGGAGGACCCCTGGTACGGCACCGACCCGGCGTACGACCAGACCTACGCCGAGATCACGGCCGCCATCCCGGGCATCGTCGAGCACGTGCGCGCCGCTCTGGGAGACTGA
- the bioD gene encoding dethiobiotin synthase: protein MADPRSLTSVVFVTGTGTEVGKTVATAALAAVVHERGSSVAVVKPAQTGLEPGEPGDVDEVRRLAGDDIAAHELVRLRDPLSPEAAARRAGVTLPPVAVHAKRIGEIAAESEVVFVEGAGGLLVRLDSRGGTLADLAAGLRYKGIGAGVVLVASAGLGTLNTAALTAEALAARSLPLLGVVIGSWPTEPGLAEESNLIDLPRVTGAPLWGAIPEGAGALTGEQFRAGVPDWFDLH from the coding sequence ATGGCTGACCCGCGCTCGCTGACCTCGGTGGTCTTCGTCACCGGCACCGGAACCGAGGTCGGCAAGACCGTCGCGACGGCCGCGCTGGCCGCCGTCGTGCACGAGCGCGGCAGCAGCGTCGCCGTGGTCAAGCCTGCGCAGACCGGTCTGGAGCCGGGTGAGCCCGGGGACGTCGACGAGGTGCGCCGCCTCGCCGGCGACGACATCGCGGCGCACGAGCTCGTGCGGCTGCGCGACCCGCTCTCACCCGAGGCCGCCGCGCGCCGGGCCGGGGTGACCCTTCCCCCGGTGGCCGTCCACGCCAAGCGGATCGGCGAGATCGCGGCCGAGTCGGAGGTCGTGTTCGTCGAGGGTGCCGGGGGTCTGCTCGTGCGGCTCGACAGCCGCGGCGGCACCCTGGCCGACCTCGCAGCAGGGCTGCGCTACAAGGGAATCGGCGCCGGGGTGGTGCTCGTGGCCAGTGCCGGGCTCGGCACGCTCAACACGGCCGCGCTGACCGCCGAGGCGCTGGCGGCGCGCTCGCTGCCCCTGCTGGGGGTCGTCATCGGCTCGTGGCCGACCGAGCCCGGGCTGGCCGAGGAGAGCAACCTGATCGACCTTCCGCGCGTCACCGGGGCGCCGCTGTGGGGGGCGATCCCGGAAGGTGCCGGGGCCCTCACGGGTGAGCAGTTCCGCGCCGGTGTGCCCGACTGGTTCGACCTCCACTGA